The genomic segment GCATGGATGTGAGATTGAAGACTATGTTCTAATAGGTATAAATGCAACTATTTTAGATGGAGCCAAAATAGGAAAATGTTCAATTATTGGAGCAGGTTCTGTTATTCCTGAAAAAAAGGAAATACCACCATATAGCTTAGTTGTGGGTGTACCAGGTAGAATTATAAAAAAGTTGACAGAAGAGAGTGGGAAGAGATTAAAGGAGTACGCACTGCATTATTGGGAAATAGCAAAGAATTATAAAAAGTAAAAAATATTAGCTTTAATTACTACATTTAATTATTTAATAAGAGGATGTTATGAGTATAAAAATTGCAGTTATTGATAGTATGGGTGGTAGTATTGGAAATCAAATAATAACTCAATTAAGGCAGAATTTTGGTCAAGAATTAGAAATATTTGCTTTAGGAACTAATGCTATTGCTACAAGCAATATGCTAAAAGCAAAAGCTAATAGAGGGGCAACAGGGGAGAATGCTATAAAAGTAACTATTGAAGAAATGGATTTAATATTCGCTTCCATATCGGTAATAATTGCAAAT from the Actinomycetota bacterium genome contains:
- a CDS encoding DUF3842 family protein, yielding MKIAVIDSMGGSIGNQIITQLRQNFGQELEIFALGTNAIATSNMLKAKANRGATGENAIKVTIEEMDLIFASISVIIANSMMGEITPTIAESIRKFSKKKIFIPLCNPPLDILGVEKKPLPQLIDEGIKIIKEMIDKNE